From a region of the Actinopolymorpha singaporensis genome:
- a CDS encoding DUF3618 domain-containing protein, whose amino-acid sequence MSDSTRPALPDQRAASNGSRRAHSGPRTAAQIEADLAATRDSLANTVDVLSARVQPKALAGRVSAKAKSFVVNPDGSPRTERLLTIGGGVAGAVGALTLLRYLVRKRG is encoded by the coding sequence GTGAGCGATTCGACCAGACCGGCGCTTCCTGACCAGCGGGCTGCCAGCAACGGCTCCCGCCGTGCCCATTCGGGCCCACGCACCGCGGCGCAGATCGAGGCCGACCTCGCGGCGACCCGCGACTCTCTGGCCAACACCGTCGACGTGCTGAGCGCACGGGTGCAGCCCAAAGCGCTGGCCGGCAGGGTCTCCGCCAAGGCCAAGAGCTTCGTCGTCAACCCCGACGGGAGCCCGCGCACCGAGCGGCTTCTCACCATCGGGGGCGGCGTGGCCGGCGCTGTCGGGGCACTGACCCTGCTCCGCTACCTCGTCCGGAAGCGTGGCTGA
- a CDS encoding GroES family chaperonin, with the protein MLHDRVLVSMDTESGERRSSAGIVIPATAQMGKRLAWARVVAIGPHVRTIVVGDRVLFDPEERAEIEVRAEAYVLLRERDIHAVASERLEDDATGLYL; encoded by the coding sequence ATGCTCCACGACCGGGTCCTCGTCTCGATGGACACCGAGAGCGGCGAGCGACGTTCCTCGGCGGGCATCGTGATCCCGGCCACCGCCCAGATGGGCAAGCGGCTGGCCTGGGCACGGGTGGTGGCGATCGGTCCGCACGTACGCACCATCGTGGTGGGCGACCGCGTGCTGTTCGACCCCGAGGAGCGCGCGGAGATCGAGGTCCGTGCCGAGGCGTACGTCCTGCTGCGTGAGCGCGACATCCATGCCGTCGCCTCCGAACGCCTCGAGGACGACGCGACCGGCCTCTACCTCTGA
- the cbiQ gene encoding cobalt ECF transporter T component CbiQ, protein MASGHSHLLHLHGHSPVHRLPAHCKLVALVTFVLVVVATPRTAFWAFAGYAVLLLAVAALGRVPLGFLARRVVVETPVIVFAVLLPFIAQGPRVEVAGLALSQSGLWSAWNVLAKATLGVVGSILLAATTDQRDLLAGLQRLRLPSQLVQIATFMVRYLDVITGQLGRMRIARAARGFDPRGPRSWPVLARSAGTLFIRSYERGERVHLAMLSRGYAGSLPVLSEDRTPPAAWAAVAVLPLCALLLAVGAWWTS, encoded by the coding sequence GTGGCCTCGGGCCACAGCCACCTGCTCCACCTGCACGGCCACTCGCCGGTGCACCGGTTGCCCGCGCACTGCAAGCTCGTCGCCCTGGTGACGTTCGTCCTCGTGGTGGTGGCCACGCCGCGCACCGCGTTCTGGGCGTTCGCCGGGTACGCCGTCCTGCTGCTCGCCGTCGCCGCCCTCGGCCGGGTGCCGCTCGGCTTCCTGGCCCGCCGGGTCGTGGTGGAGACCCCGGTGATCGTGTTCGCCGTACTGCTGCCCTTCATCGCCCAGGGACCGCGGGTGGAGGTGGCGGGCCTGGCGCTGTCCCAGTCCGGCCTGTGGTCGGCGTGGAACGTCCTGGCCAAGGCCACCCTCGGCGTCGTCGGCTCCATCCTGCTGGCCGCCACCACCGACCAGCGCGACCTGCTGGCCGGGCTGCAGCGGCTGCGGCTGCCCAGCCAGCTGGTCCAGATCGCGACGTTCATGGTGCGCTACCTCGACGTGATCACCGGCCAGCTGGGCCGGATGCGGATCGCCCGGGCGGCCCGCGGCTTCGACCCGCGCGGCCCCCGGTCCTGGCCGGTGCTGGCGCGGTCGGCGGGCACGCTGTTCATCCGTTCCTACGAACGCGGCGAGCGGGTCCACCTGGCGATGCTGTCCAGGGGGTACGCCGGCTCCCTGCCCGTCCTGTCCGAGGACCGCACCCCGCCGGCGGCGTGGGCCGCGGTGGCCGTCCTACCGCTGTGCGCGCTTCTCCTGGCGGTTGGTGCATGGTGGACCTCGTGA
- a CDS encoding FUSC family protein, whose amino-acid sequence MSDQRPDERAARRGETTVGEVAHRSRESVLARAGRLRRALVPIIQSAAAAGIAWVIATKLIGHQQPFFAPIAAVLSLGVALGQRLRRSFELVVGVALGVLVAELLIGVIGRGAWQIALVVFLAMCTAVLAGGGPVLVNQGAASAILIVALVPASAAATSPAPTARFVDALVGGTVGLLVNALLLPINPIVLARRAANGVLDNLAAVLEEIAAVLTDRDAGRAMETLRRARQVEGPVGELRDAVGAGSEIARIAPVRWRTRGHLMQYVDAVDHLDHAVRNVRVLARRAVVAIQQNEPVDPGLPVAIRRLAEATRTLRNELARGADTRATQRGLVDAVELATASVGTGFSGNVMVAQIRSAAHDLMRAAGLEADEVDEAFGRRQPPESAESADQPE is encoded by the coding sequence ATGTCCGACCAGCGACCAGATGAGCGGGCGGCTCGGCGCGGCGAGACGACCGTCGGTGAGGTGGCGCACCGCTCGCGCGAGTCGGTGCTGGCCCGCGCGGGGCGGCTGCGGCGAGCACTCGTGCCGATCATCCAGTCGGCAGCCGCGGCCGGGATCGCGTGGGTCATCGCCACCAAGCTGATCGGCCACCAGCAGCCGTTCTTCGCGCCGATCGCGGCGGTTCTGTCCCTGGGTGTGGCGCTCGGGCAGCGGCTGCGCCGCTCGTTCGAGCTGGTCGTCGGTGTCGCCCTCGGCGTCCTGGTCGCCGAACTCCTGATCGGGGTGATCGGCCGGGGTGCCTGGCAGATCGCCCTGGTCGTCTTCCTCGCGATGTGCACCGCGGTGCTCGCCGGTGGCGGGCCCGTCCTGGTCAACCAGGGAGCGGCGTCGGCGATCCTGATCGTCGCCCTGGTGCCCGCGAGCGCAGCCGCCACCTCACCAGCCCCGACGGCGCGGTTCGTGGACGCGCTGGTCGGCGGCACGGTCGGCCTGCTCGTCAACGCCCTGCTGCTGCCGATCAATCCCATCGTGCTGGCGCGGCGGGCAGCGAACGGCGTCCTGGACAACCTCGCCGCCGTCCTCGAGGAGATCGCCGCGGTGCTCACCGACCGGGATGCGGGGCGTGCCATGGAGACGCTTCGCCGTGCGCGCCAGGTCGAGGGTCCGGTCGGGGAGTTGCGCGACGCCGTGGGTGCGGGCAGCGAGATCGCCCGCATCGCCCCCGTCCGCTGGCGTACCCGCGGTCACCTGATGCAGTACGTCGACGCGGTGGATCACCTCGACCACGCGGTACGCAACGTGCGGGTGCTGGCCCGCCGGGCTGTGGTGGCGATCCAGCAGAACGAGCCGGTCGACCCGGGCCTGCCGGTGGCGATCCGCCGGCTGGCCGAGGCGACCCGGACACTGCGCAACGAACTGGCCAGGGGTGCGGACACCCGGGCCACGCAACGTGGGTTGGTGGACGCGGTCGAGCTGGCCACCGCCTCGGTCGGGACCGGCTTCTCCGGCAACGTGATGGTGGCGCAGATCCGTTCGGCGGCCCATGATCTGATGCGCGCCGCCGGGCTGGAGGCCGACGAGGTGGACGAGGCCTTCGGTCGTCGCCAGCCCCCGGAGTCGGCCGAGTCGGCGGACCAGCCGGAGTAG
- a CDS encoding energy-coupling factor ABC transporter ATP-binding protein, which translates to MAVSGLAYAYPDGHQALYGVDLAVYAGERVAMLGPNGAGKTTLVHHLNGILEAGRGTVHVDGLLVGKPTLTEVRRRVGVVFQDPDDQLFMPTVRDDVAFGPANLGLRGVELTARVEEALAAVGMGDHADRPPHHLSFGQRRRVAVATVLAMRPSVLVLDEPSSNLDPASRRELAEILTGLDVTVLMVTHDLPYALQLCDRAVILDEGTIVADGATVDLLADADLMAAHRLELPFGFDPVRANVARAG; encoded by the coding sequence CTGGCGGTCAGCGGCCTGGCGTACGCCTATCCCGACGGTCACCAGGCGTTGTACGGCGTCGACCTCGCCGTGTACGCCGGCGAACGGGTCGCCATGCTCGGCCCCAACGGCGCGGGCAAGACCACGCTGGTGCACCACCTGAACGGCATCCTCGAGGCCGGCCGGGGGACGGTGCACGTCGACGGGCTGCTGGTGGGGAAGCCGACGCTGACCGAGGTACGCCGCCGGGTGGGCGTGGTGTTCCAGGACCCCGACGACCAGCTGTTCATGCCGACTGTGCGCGACGACGTGGCCTTCGGCCCGGCCAACCTCGGTCTGCGCGGGGTGGAGCTCACCGCCCGGGTGGAGGAGGCGCTGGCCGCGGTGGGGATGGGCGACCACGCCGACCGCCCGCCGCACCACCTCTCGTTCGGGCAGCGGCGCCGGGTGGCGGTGGCGACGGTTCTGGCGATGCGGCCGTCGGTGCTCGTCCTGGACGAGCCGTCCAGCAACCTCGACCCGGCCAGCCGCCGCGAGCTCGCCGAGATCCTCACCGGCCTGGACGTCACCGTGCTCATGGTCACCCACGACCTGCCGTACGCGCTGCAACTGTGCGACCGCGCGGTGATTCTCGACGAGGGCACGATCGTCGCCGACGGGGCGACGGTCGACCTGCTCGCCGACGCGGACCTGATGGCCGCGCACCGGCTGGAGCTTCCGTTCGGGTTCGACCCGGTACGTGCCAACGTCGCGCGAGCGGGGTAG
- a CDS encoding PDGLE domain-containing protein, translating into MSRPESGPDNRSDDRSDSQVSGRRRPRTRVFVVVGLLVVLALAGGASYYASASPDGLNKVAEDHGFASTAKDSPTRHSPFADYGVRGITDGRVSNAVAGVAGVAIVLALGTGVALAVRRRDRRDDRPTDDGAEHPTDRRSADVDDAAAAPADRRR; encoded by the coding sequence ATGAGCAGGCCAGAAAGCGGTCCGGACAACCGATCGGACGACCGGTCCGACAGCCAGGTGTCCGGCAGGCGGCGGCCCCGCACCCGGGTGTTCGTGGTGGTGGGTCTGCTCGTCGTGCTCGCCCTCGCCGGCGGGGCCAGCTACTACGCCTCGGCCAGTCCGGACGGACTGAACAAGGTCGCCGAGGACCACGGCTTCGCCTCCACCGCGAAGGACAGCCCCACCCGCCACTCGCCGTTCGCCGACTACGGCGTCCGCGGCATCACCGACGGCCGGGTCTCCAACGCGGTGGCCGGGGTGGCCGGCGTGGCCATCGTGCTGGCGCTGGGCACCGGTGTCGCCCTCGCCGTCCGCCGCCGCGACCGCCGCGACGACCGCCCCACCGACGACGGCGCCGAGCACCCCACCGACCGCAGGTCGGCCGACGTGGACGACGCAGCCGCCGCGCCCGCCGACAGGAGGCGTTGA